The following coding sequences are from one Lolium rigidum isolate FL_2022 chromosome 6, APGP_CSIRO_Lrig_0.1, whole genome shotgun sequence window:
- the LOC124660676 gene encoding FACT complex subunit SSRP1-A-like, producing MKVPGANELEVSTNDGLFYKFIGFREQVLWEEILKGNDRLSSNEEEVVTFDGIAILTPRGRYGAELHLSFLRLQGQANAFKIQYSTIIRLFVLPKSNNPHTLVVVTLDPPIRKGKTLYPHIVIQFETDTVVEKSMKLSRELLSEKYKGRLEESYQGLVHEVFIKALRGLSGARVTRPGSFRNSQDGYAVKSSLKAEHGLLYPLERGFFFLPKPPTLIINEEIKYVEFERHGTGGASMSSRYFDLIVTLKNDEVHLFRNIQRSEYYKLFDFITERNLKLMNLGDGTSGGVADIFLETENAGGDPYIPRIKNQAGDEECDEEDEDFVLDKDDGGSRTDDSGGEESDASESGGQKEKSSKEEASSSKPPAKRKPKARDGEGSEKRNSKKKKDPKATKRAVLPFKYFSMAARPGVKESYPDLPPTDISRKLGEMWQKMSSEEKQPYIQQSEKEFAAYRAAA from the exons ATGAAAGTCCCTGGGGCAAATGAGCTTGAAGTCAGCACCAATGATGGCCTGTTCTACAAGTTTATTGGCTTCCGGGAACAG GTACTATGGGAGGAAATATTGAAAGGGAATGATCGCTTGAGTTCTAATGAAGAGGAAGTTGTCACCTTTGATGGAATAGCTATTCTTACACCAAG AGGAAGATATGGTGCTGAGCTTCATCTTTCATTCCTGCGGCTCCAAGGACAAGCTAATGCTTTTAAAATTCAATATAGCACTATTATTCGCCTCTTTGTTTTGCCAAAG TCAAACAATCCTCATACACTTGTGGTTGTCACTCTTGATCCTCCAATCCGTAAAGGGAAAACGCTCTATCCTCACATTGTAATTCAG TTTGAGACAGACACTGTCGTTGAGAAAAGCATGAAATTAAGCAGAGAGCTTCTTTCTGAAAAATACAAAGGCAGGTTGGAGGAATCTTATCAG GGTCTAGTACATGAGGTATTCATCAAAGCCCTTCGTGGTCTATCTGGTGCTAGAGTCACAAGGCCAGGATCTTTCAGAAATTCCCAAGATGGTTATGCAGTTAAATCATCACTCAAAGCTGAACATGGACTGTTGTATCCACTTGAAAGGGGCTTCTTCTTTCTGCCGAAGCCCCCTACGCTCATTATAAATGAAGAG ATCAAGTATGTTGAATTTGAACGTCATGGCACTGGGGGAGCCAGTATGTCATCTCGTTATTTTGACCTCATCGTCACGTTAAAAAATGACGAAGTGCATCTCTTCAGAAATATTCAAAGGAGTGAATACTATAAGCTCTTCGACTTCATCAC TGAAAGGAACTTGAAATTAATGAACCTTGGAGATGGTACAAGTGGTGGGGTTGCAGATATTTTTCTTGAGACTGAAAATGCTGGTGGTGATCCCTATATCCCGAGAATAAAAAATCAGGCCGGGGATGAGGAATGTGATGAAGAG GATGAAGATTTTGTTCTAGATAAGGATGATGGTGGATCTCGTACCGATGATTCTGGTGGTGAGGAATCAGATGCCAGTGAAAGTGGTGGTCAAAAAGAG AAGTCGTCCAAAGAGGAAGCGAGTAGTTCAAAGCCACCTGCGAAAAGGAAGCCTAAGGCCAGGGATGGCGAAGGTTCAGAGAAAAGGAactcaaagaagaagaaagatcCTAAAGCCACCAAAAGAGCGGTGCTGCCGTTCAAGTACTTCTCAATGGCTGCGCGGCCA GGAGTGAAGGAGAGCTACCCAGATTTGCCTCCGACTGACATTTCGAGGAAGCTTGGTGAGATGTGGCAAAAGATGTCAT CCGAAGAGAAGCAGCCTTACATTCAGCAGTCTGAGAAGGAATTTGCTGCTTACCGTGCTGCTGCCTAA
- the LOC124661111 gene encoding phosducin-like protein 3 has translation MADYHFVYKDVEGATTQWDDIQRRLGNLPEKPPAFKPPEFVPRADADEQPKSKEWLDDREADELEDLEDDLEDDRFLEQYRRMRLAELREAAKTARFGTIQPITGSDFVREVSQAPPDVWVVVFLYKDAIPECGLLHTCLEELATKYAETKFVKIISTDCIPNYPDRNVPTILVYNNSAVKGTYVGLQKFGGKKCTPESVALALCHSDPVLNDGQGGGDSSRNNVMEGVRRKFIEKVVAQHEAREDEDDSD, from the exons ATGGCGGACTACCACTTCGTGTACAAGGACGTGGAGGGGGCCACCACGCAGTGGGACGACATCCAGCGCCGCCTCGGGAACCTGCCCGAGAAGCCGCCCGCCTTCAAGCCGCCGGAGTTCGTGCCCAGGGCCGACGCCGACGAGCAGCCCAAGTCCAAGGAATGGCTCGACGACCGCGAGGCCGACGAGCTCGAGGACCTCGAGGACGACCTGGAGGACGACCGCTTCCTCGAGCAGTACAG GAGGATGAGGCTTGCGGAGCTCAGGGAGGCGGCGAAAACCGCGAGGTTCGGCACGATACAGCCCATCACCGGCTCCGATTTCGTGCGCGAGGTGTCGCAGGCTCCGCCGGATGTCTGGGTTGTGGTCTTCCTCTACAAGGATGC CATACCAGAATGTGGGCTGCTTCACACTTGCCTGGAGGAATTGGCGACAAAATACGCAGAAACCAAGTTTGTTAAAATTATCTCCACCGACTGCATTCCCAACTACCCGGATAGGAATGTTCCCACAATATTGGTGTACAACAACAGTGCTGTCAAAGGAACTTATGTTGGTCTTCAGAAGTTCGGCGGAAAGAAATGCACACCTGAAT CTGTTGCGTTGGCGCTTTGCCACTCAGACCCAGTACTGAATGATGGGCAGGGTGGTGGCGATTCATCACGTAACAATGTCATGGAAGGCGTTCGCAGGAAGTTCATAGAGAAGGTTGTCGCCCAGCATGAAGCCCGGGAAGACGAAGATGATAGTGACTAA
- the LOC124660675 gene encoding FACT complex subunit SSRP1-A-like, with the protein MTDGHLFNNILLGGRTGTNPGQFKVNSGGLTWNRQGGGKTIRIDKDDIASVKWMKVPRAYQLEFRIKDGLCYKFIGFREQDVSNLTNFMQKNMGISPDEKQLSVCGHNWGRVDIDGSMLTFMVGSKQAFEVSLADVSQTQMQGKTDVLLEFHVDDTTGANEKDSLMDMSFYVPTSNTQFIGDENRNSAQLVWEALLKRIDGSSSEEAVVTFEGTAILTPRGRYAVELHLSFLRLQAQASDFKIQYSSIVRLFVLPKSNNPHTIVVVTLDPPIRKGQTLYPHIVIQFETDTVVEKKMKLSRELLDDKYKDRLEESYQGLVHEVFVKALRGLSGSKVTRPGSFRSFQGGYAVKSSLKAEDGLLYPLEKGFFFLPKPPTLILHEEIEFVEFERHGTVGASMSSQYFDLLVKLINDQEHLFRNIQRSEYHNLFNFINGKNLRIMNLGDGQGTSGGVADILMDTENAAGDAYIARIQNQAGDEESDEEDEDFVLDKDDAGSPTDDSGGEESDASETGGQKEKLSKKEASSSKPPVKRKPKARDGEGSEKRKPKKKKDPNAPKRAMMPFMYFSMAARPGVKESYPDLPPTEIAKKLGEMWQKMSSEEKQPYVQQSQVDKRRYEKESAAYRAAAPVDVDSD; encoded by the exons atgacggacgGCCACCTCTTCAACAACATCCTCCTCGGAGGCCGCACCGGCACG AATCCTGGCCAGTTTAAAGTGAATTCTGGAGGGCTTACATGGAACAGACAAGGTGGGGGGAAGACGATCAGGATTGACAAAGATGATATAGCTTCTGTGAAATGGATGAAAGTCCCCAGGGCATATCAGCTTGAATTCAGGATCAAAGATGGCCTGTGCTACAAGTTTATTGGCTTCCGGGAACAG GATGTAAGCAACCTGACCAACTTTATGCAAAAGAATATGGGCATCTCACCAGATGAAAAGCAGTTATCTGTTTGTGGTCATAACTGGGGAAGGGTTGATATAGATG GAAGCATGCTTACCTTCATGGTTGGTTCGAAGCAAGCATTTGAAGTTTCTCTAGCAGATGTCTCACAAACCCAGATGCAAGGCAAAACAGATGTTCTCTTGGAGTTTCATGTTGATGATACTACTGGTGCTAATGAG AAAGATTCACTCATGGATATGAGTTTTTATGTACCTACATCAAATACACAATTTATTGGAGATGAGAATCGCAATTCAGCCCAG ctGGTGTGGGAGGCATTATTGAAAAGGATTGATGGCTCTTCTTCTGAAGAGGCAGTTGTCACCTTTGAAGGAACAGCTATTCTTACACCAAG AGGACGATACGCGGTTGAGCTTCATCTTTCATTTCTCCGGCTTCAAGCACAAGCTAGTGATTTTAAAATCCAATATAGCAGCATTGTCCGCCTCTTTGTTTTGCCAAAG TCAAACAATCCTCATACAATTGTGGTTGTGACTCTTGATCCACCGATCCGTAAAGGGCAAACACTGTATCCTCACATTGTCATTCAG TTTGAGACAGATACAGTTGTTGAGAAAAAAATGAAATTAAGCAGAGAGCTTCTTGATGACAAATACAAAGACAGGCTGGAGGAATCTTATCAG GGTCTAGTACATGAGGTATTCGTCAAAGCCCTTCGTGGTCTATCTGGTTCTAAAGTCACAAGGCCAGGATCTTTCAGAAGCTTCCAAGGTGGTTATGCAGTTAAATCATCACTCAAAGCTGAAGATGGATTGTTGTATCCACTTGAAAAGGGCTTCTTCTTTCTGCCAAAGCCCCCTACGCTCATTTTACATGAAGAG ATTGAGTTTGTTGAATTTGAACGCCACGGCACTGTGGGCGCCAGTATGTCATCTCAGTATTTCGACCTCCTGGTCAAGCTAATAAATGACCAAGAGCATCTCTTCAGAAATATTCAAAGGAGTGAATACCATAACCTTTTTAACTTTATCAA TGGAAAGAACTTGAGAATAATGAACCTTGGAGATGGTCAAGGTACAAGTGGTGGGGTTGCAGATATTCTAATGGACACTGAAAATGCTGCTGGTGATGCCTATATCGCGAGAATACAAAATCAGGCCGGGGATGAGGAAAGTGACGAAGAG GATGAAGACTTTGTTCTGGATAAGGATGATGCCGGATCTCCTACCGATGATTCTGGTGGTGAGGAATCAGATGCCAGTGAAACTGGTGGTCAAAAAGAG AAGTTATCCAAAAAGGAAGCCAGTAGTTCAAAGCCACCTGTGAAAAGGAAGCCTAAGGCCAGGGACGGCGAAGGTTCAGAGAAAAGGAagccaaagaagaagaaagatCCTAATGCCCCCAAAAGAGCAATGATGCCATTCATGTATTTCTCAATGGCTGCACGGCCA GGAGTGAAGGAGAGCTACCCAGATTTGcctccaacagaaattgcaaagaagcttggcgaaatGTGGCAAAAGATGTCAT CCGAAGAGAAGCAGCCTTACGTTCAGCAGTCTCAGGTCGACAAAAGACGGTACGAGAAGGAATCTGCTGCCTACCGTGCTGCCGCCCCAGTGGACGTGGACTCCGACTAG
- the LOC124664853 gene encoding uncharacterized protein LOC124664853 codes for MKLNRVRRRRRDLQKAAADEDRDRLSKLPNDLLLNILERVDTLDALRACILSKRMWNLPTMLSQIVILLGPRDLFRMNGSVADVTDKILRTRSPQITLCKLKVRFILRLDDCLYIGKSVSFAMATQKLDAAEFEISTQTSSDRCTKADFLRYAKQFKRFLGGCPDAFAGLTRLHLQNMSFREPDIPNILCTCKRLESLRLFQCDAGINSDSVVKVEHARLVELDITFAGFMTMELNFLPKLEHLTYDNWPCDQNPLVLDFVPQLSKLNLTNSALSDKTIVLRHLLASAPSISDLHLDFQNEKIWVQPERPKLLAPPVLDKLRIVNFDNLREGCDIGWTIFILEAAPSLQELCVTVSGHRCPMNRTFSEETDVKWETSVADLKHKNLSKLTIHGFQSDNSFTGYVRRIMEASMNLKEVSLHDWKVCKRCTGPKVNTEDVCLSRYPRTSEEKCLLRKKISEGLMMASPAVIHFAPPCFILPRVVKSF; via the exons ATGAAGCTCAATAgagttcgccgccgccgccgtgattTGCAGAAAGCAGCTGCCGATGAAGACAGAGACAGACTAAGCAAGCTGCCAAATGACTTGTTGCTCAACATCCTGGAGAGGGTGGATACACTTGATGCTCTAAGAGCCTGCATCCTCTCGAAGCGTATGTGGAACCTGCCCACTATGCTCTCGCAGATTGTCATTCTTCTTGGCCCCCGCGATTTGTTCCGAATGAATGGTTCTGTGGCTGATGTGACTGACAAGATTCTGCGGACGAGGTCACCACAGATCACCCTTTGTAAGCTGAAGGTCAGATTCATATTGAGACTTGATGACTGCCTCTACATTGGCAAATCTGTTTCCTTCGCCATGGCAACCCAGAAACTGGATGCAGCCGAGTTTGAAATCTCGACGCAGACATCTTCTGATCGTTGCACTAAAGCTGACTTCCTCCGCTATGCGAAGCAGTTCAAAAGGTTTCTTGGTGGCTGCCCAGATGCATTTGCTGGTCTCACAAGGCTGCATCTACAGAATATGAGTTTTCGTGAACCAGACATACCCAACatcctttgcacttgcaagaggtTGGAGTCGTTGCGTCTCTTCCAGTGTGACGCAGGGATCAATTCGGATTCGGTGGTGAAAGTAGAACATGCTCGGCTTGTCGAGCTTGACATCACCTTTGCTGGATTTATGACAATGGAGCTCAATTTTCTACCTAAGCTTGAACATTTGACATATGATAATTGGCCGTGTGATCAAAATCCGTTGGttcttgattttgttcctcagctGTCAAAGCTAAACCTCACTAATTCAGCTCTTTCAGACAAGACCATAgtgctaaga catctGCTTGCGAGTGCACCCTCCATCAGCGATCTGCACCTGGATTTTCAAAATGAGAAGATTTGGGTTCAGCCAGAACGCCCTAAACTGCTTGCACCACCTGTGCTAGACAAACTACGGATTGTGAATTTCGATAATCTTCGTGAAGGCTGTGATATCGGTTGGACGATTTTCATCCTTGAAGCTGCACCATCCCTACAGGAGCTGTGTGTCACAGTATCGGGTCATAGGTGTCCAATGAACCGCACTTTCTCCGAGGAAACAGATGTGAAGTGGGAGACATCTGTTGCTGATCTGAAGCACAAGAATCTGTCTAAGCTAACCATCCATGGCTTTCAGTCTGACAACAGCTTCACGGGATATGTCAGGCGCATCATGGAAGCTTCGATGAACCTCAAGGAGGTATCTCTGCATGACTGGAAGGTTTGCAAGCGCTGCACTGGCCCGAAGGTGAACACCGAGGATGTATGTTTGTCGAGATATCCACGAACAAGCGAGGAGAAGTGTTTGTTGAGGAAAAAGATTTCAGAGGGTTTGATGATGGCTTCTCCTGCTGTGATTCACTTCGCGCCCCCATGCTTCATTCTACCTCGGGTCGTAAAGTCTTTTTAA